From the Clostridium sp. Marseille-P299 genome, one window contains:
- a CDS encoding J domain-containing protein, which translates to MIADPYQVLGISRNASDEEVKRAYRDLSRKYHPDSYIDNPLASLAEEKFKEVQEAYDQIMNERQNGGGYSSTTSNTYYNQGSDSGEFAQVYSYINARRFTDAVQLLNNISSRNARWFYLSAIANAGLGNNILALDHARTAVSMEPMNREYVNFYNQLQYGGARYNTTGQTYGRTGMDTGDLCCNLCIADTCCECMGGDLCTCI; encoded by the coding sequence ATGATAGCTGATCCATATCAGGTACTTGGAATTTCAAGAAATGCATCCGATGAGGAGGTTAAAAGAGCATATCGCGATTTAAGTAGAAAATACCATCCAGATTCTTATATTGATAACCCACTTGCGTCTCTTGCAGAGGAAAAGTTTAAAGAGGTGCAAGAAGCATATGACCAAATCATGAATGAACGACAAAATGGCGGAGGTTATTCAAGCACTACTTCCAATACCTATTACAATCAAGGAAGTGATTCCGGAGAGTTTGCACAGGTATATAGTTATATTAATGCTAGAAGATTTACAGATGCTGTACAACTTCTTAACAATATATCAAGTAGAAATGCGAGATGGTTTTACTTAAGTGCTATTGCTAACGCTGGACTTGGAAATAATATATTGGCTTTAGACCATGCTAGAACCGCTGTTTCTATGGAACCAATGAACCGCGAATATGTTAATTTTTATAATCAGTTGCAATATGGCGGAGCTCGTTACAATACTACAGGGCAAACATATGGTAGAACTGGTATGGATACTGGTGACTTATGTTGTAATCTATGTATTGCAGATACTTGTTGTGAATGTATGGGAGGCGATCTGTGCACATGCATCTAA
- a CDS encoding DUF5685 family protein: MFGYININKPELKVKEYYEYKAYYCGLCNTLKDRFGRFGQMTLTYDMTFLIILLSSLYESETTCEKHRCLAHPTTKHAMLQNEITEYAADMNIALSYHKMLDDWNDDKNVLKKTGAVLLQRDYKRVEKNYERQCNVIKQCLQQLSICEKQKETNLDIVSRSFGELMGEMFVYKEDHFSNTLRKMGFYLGKFIYLMDAYEDLPKDEKDGSYNPLLSISKQEDYEEKILEILTMMMAECTKEFEKLPLLRDAQILRNILYAGVWSKYDKIRQKCVKE, encoded by the coding sequence ATGTTTGGCTATATTAATATAAATAAACCAGAATTAAAGGTAAAAGAGTATTACGAATATAAAGCTTATTATTGTGGTTTATGTAATACGTTAAAAGATCGTTTTGGACGTTTTGGTCAGATGACGTTAACTTATGATATGACATTTTTAATTATTCTGCTAAGTTCTTTGTATGAAAGTGAAACAACTTGTGAAAAACACCGTTGTTTAGCGCATCCAACGACAAAACATGCGATGCTTCAAAATGAAATAACAGAATATGCTGCAGATATGAATATTGCTCTTAGTTATCATAAGATGTTAGATGATTGGAATGACGACAAAAATGTTCTTAAAAAAACGGGAGCAGTTTTGCTTCAAAGAGACTACAAGCGTGTAGAGAAAAACTATGAGCGGCAATGTAATGTAATTAAACAATGTTTGCAGCAGTTAAGTATTTGTGAAAAACAAAAGGAAACGAATTTAGATATTGTTTCACGCAGCTTTGGTGAATTGATGGGTGAAATGTTCGTATATAAGGAAGATCATTTTAGTAATACATTAAGAAAAATGGGATTTTATTTAGGTAAATTTATTTATCTTATGGATGCATATGAGGATTTGCCGAAAGATGAGAAGGATGGTAGTTATAATCCACTCTTATCTATTTCAAAGCAAGAGGATTATGAGGAAAAAATATTAGAAATACTTACTATGATGATGGCAGAGTGTACGAAGGAATTTGAAAAATTACCTTTGTTACGTGATGCGCAAATACTTCGGAATATATTATATGCAGGCGTTTGGTCAAAGTATGATAAAATTCGCCAAAAGTGTGTGAAGGAGTAA
- the scpB gene encoding SMC-Scp complex subunit ScpB has protein sequence MEIERLEAMIEAILFTMGEAVELERIASALEHDEDTVRKIIRNMMDKYEAYDRGIQIIELNNSFQLCTKASMYETLVKIAHVPKKHVLTDVLLETLSIIAYKQPITKQAIEGIRGVKSDHAVNKLVEYNLVCEVGRMDAPGRPILFGTTDEFLRSFGITSLGDLPMINPEKVEDFKLEAEEEVQLKLDI, from the coding sequence ATGGAAATTGAAAGATTAGAAGCCATGATAGAAGCAATTTTATTTACTATGGGAGAAGCCGTAGAATTAGAGAGAATTGCCTCTGCATTGGAACATGATGAAGATACCGTGAGAAAAATTATTCGAAATATGATGGATAAGTATGAGGCATATGATCGTGGTATTCAGATTATTGAATTAAATAATTCATTTCAACTATGCACGAAGGCTTCTATGTATGAGACCCTTGTTAAAATAGCGCATGTTCCTAAAAAACATGTATTAACTGATGTTTTATTAGAAACACTTTCTATTATAGCTTATAAACAACCAATTACGAAACAAGCTATTGAAGGGATTCGTGGAGTTAAGAGCGACCATGCTGTCAATAAGTTAGTCGAGTATAATTTAGTTTGTGAAGTTGGACGTATGGATGCACCTGGTAGACCGATTTTATTTGGTACCACCGATGAGTTTTTAAGAAGCTTTGGTATTACTTCGTTAGGGGATTTACCGATGATAAACCCTGAAAAAGTGGAAGACTTTAAGTTAGAAGCAGAGGAAGAAGTTCAACTTAAGTTAGATATTTGA
- a CDS encoding segregation and condensation protein A: MGIPVKLEAFEGPLDLLLHLIDKNKVSIYDIPIVTITEQYIEYIRGMDEKDLDVMSEFLVMAATLLRIKSQMLLPAPKKEEEEEEVDPRQELVERLLEYKMFKFISYELKDKQLDAELMLFKESSIPEEIADIKEEVDIPSLLSDLTLAKLHAIFKSVMKRQEDKIDPIRSKFGRIEREEINLAEKILEIQEYGLIHKTFSFRSLLERQADKMEIVVTFLGILELMKMQRIEIVQKELFDDIYIEYLADDVASVDEFSME, translated from the coding sequence ATGGGAATTCCTGTTAAGTTAGAAGCTTTTGAGGGTCCACTTGACCTCTTACTTCATTTAATTGATAAAAATAAGGTCAGTATTTATGATATACCAATTGTTACAATCACGGAACAGTACATAGAGTATATTCGTGGTATGGACGAAAAAGATTTAGATGTCATGAGTGAATTTTTAGTTATGGCAGCAACGCTTCTTAGAATTAAATCACAAATGCTTCTTCCTGCACCGAAAAAGGAAGAGGAGGAAGAAGAGGTTGACCCTAGACAAGAACTTGTAGAGCGCTTACTGGAATATAAAATGTTTAAGTTCATTTCATATGAACTAAAGGACAAGCAATTAGATGCAGAACTTATGTTATTTAAAGAAAGTTCGATTCCAGAGGAAATTGCGGATATAAAGGAAGAAGTAGATATCCCTTCTTTATTGTCGGATTTAACTCTTGCAAAATTGCATGCAATTTTTAAATCTGTAATGAAAAGGCAAGAAGATAAGATAGATCCGATTCGAAGTAAGTTTGGTAGAATCGAGAGAGAAGAGATTAATTTAGCAGAGAAGATTCTTGAAATACAAGAATATGGTCTAATACATAAGACCTTCAGCTTTCGCAGTCTTCTTGAACGTCAAGCGGATAAGATGGAAATCGTTGTTACCTTTCTAGGAATTCTGGAGTTAATGAAAATGCAACGAATTGAAATTGTTCAAAAAGAGCTATTTGATGATATTTACATTGAATATCTTGCAGATGATGTTGCATCCGTGGACGAATTTTCTATGGAATAA
- a CDS encoding metallophosphoesterase, with the protein MGLIIGILIVIAIGIVYLIFENKNLAITNYLIEQEKVPKAFDGMKFVFLTDLHNNSYGKDNKRLLAHIHAYKPDAILIAGDMIIAREPKKLDTALNLLKELSDNYPVYYAPGNHELKLEIFESNHTDLQGTYKFSNYLSDIKKQGVCYLDNDSIIIEKDKDKLQITGLNLPLMFYHKGGKPVPLDKRDMNELVGPASSKGYQILLAHMPNYFETYAEWGADFVLSGHVHGGIMRIPYIGGVISPQYEIFPKYDAGIFTHNKSIMLLSRGLGTHTIPVRVFNRPELICMQLKKK; encoded by the coding sequence ATGGGGCTAATCATAGGAATCCTAATCGTTATTGCGATTGGCATTGTATATTTAATCTTTGAAAATAAAAATCTCGCAATTACAAACTATTTAATCGAGCAGGAAAAGGTACCAAAAGCATTTGATGGTATGAAATTCGTCTTCTTAACCGATCTTCATAATAATAGTTATGGTAAGGATAATAAACGATTGCTTGCTCATATCCATGCATATAAACCTGATGCGATATTAATAGCAGGAGATATGATCATAGCGAGGGAGCCTAAGAAGCTGGATACAGCGTTAAACTTATTAAAAGAACTAAGTGATAATTACCCAGTGTATTATGCTCCTGGTAATCATGAGTTAAAATTGGAAATTTTTGAATCGAACCATACGGATTTACAAGGAACTTATAAATTTTCTAATTATTTATCCGATATAAAAAAGCAAGGTGTTTGTTACCTTGACAATGATAGTATTATCATAGAAAAGGATAAGGATAAGTTACAAATTACAGGATTAAATCTACCACTTATGTTTTATCATAAGGGTGGGAAACCAGTTCCTTTAGATAAACGTGATATGAATGAGCTTGTTGGACCAGCAAGTAGCAAAGGATATCAAATACTACTTGCACATATGCCAAATTATTTTGAAACCTACGCAGAGTGGGGAGCAGATTTTGTTTTATCTGGTCATGTGCATGGTGGTATTATGCGTATCCCTTATATAGGTGGAGTAATCTCGCCACAATATGAGATATTTCCAAAGTATGATGCGGGTATATTTACTCATAATAAGTCGATTATGTTATTGTCCAGAGGCTTAGGGACGCATACAATACCGGTGCGAGTATTTAATCGCCCTGAACTTATCTGTATGCAATTAAAGAAAAAATAG
- a CDS encoding D-alanyl-D-alanine carboxypeptidase family protein: MKHFIKRYVKVALALSFTCVLLLMSCMEVFASTIQYEISNTDVTPIANESEIDITAQAAVLMEGSTGKVIYSKNANQELRPASITKIMTLLLIFEAIESGQITLTDSVPVSEHAASMGGSQVYLEPFETQDVNTMIKCISIASANDASVAMAELIAGSEEAFVKKMNERAKELGMMNTNFVNCYGLDTDNHYTSAMDVALMSKELIMNHPQISNYSTVWMDTFIHTTKKGQSEFGLTNTNKLIKSYQGITGLKTGSTGLAKYCLSATARRDNMDLIAVVMAAPDTKTRFAEATKLLNYGFANCSIYKDTGEGLVFPNVFVKKGDIDEVPTKVNGTFSYLCTNGMNPADITKDIKVMPECIAPIKENDVVGQITYYYNGNEIGTLPLVASSPVGKAGYVDYFMKLIFKYF, encoded by the coding sequence ATGAAACACTTCATTAAAAGATATGTTAAAGTAGCTTTGGCTTTGTCATTTACCTGTGTGTTACTTCTTATGAGTTGCATGGAAGTATTTGCTTCTACGATTCAATATGAAATCTCAAATACGGATGTGACGCCAATTGCGAATGAATCTGAAATTGATATAACAGCACAAGCGGCTGTATTAATGGAAGGTTCCACTGGTAAAGTCATTTATTCAAAGAATGCAAATCAAGAATTACGACCAGCAAGTATTACTAAGATTATGACTTTATTGTTAATATTTGAAGCAATTGAATCGGGGCAGATTACCTTAACGGATTCTGTACCAGTTAGTGAACATGCTGCTTCTATGGGTGGTTCTCAAGTATACCTTGAACCATTTGAAACACAGGATGTAAATACAATGATAAAATGCATTAGCATTGCGAGCGCAAATGATGCAAGCGTAGCTATGGCTGAGTTAATCGCAGGTTCTGAAGAAGCTTTTGTGAAAAAGATGAACGAACGCGCCAAAGAACTTGGTATGATGAATACGAATTTTGTAAACTGCTATGGACTAGATACGGATAATCACTATACAAGTGCTATGGATGTTGCATTGATGTCAAAAGAATTAATTATGAATCATCCGCAGATCAGTAATTATTCAACCGTATGGATGGACACTTTTATACACACTACAAAAAAAGGTCAATCCGAATTTGGACTTACCAATACAAATAAATTAATTAAATCCTATCAAGGAATTACAGGATTAAAAACTGGATCTACAGGTCTAGCAAAATATTGTTTATCCGCAACAGCTAGAAGAGATAATATGGACTTAATTGCAGTTGTAATGGCTGCGCCTGATACAAAAACTCGATTTGCAGAAGCTACGAAACTATTAAACTATGGATTCGCAAATTGCAGTATTTATAAGGATACGGGAGAAGGTCTCGTTTTCCCTAACGTATTCGTTAAAAAAGGCGATATCGATGAAGTGCCTACAAAAGTGAATGGAACTTTTTCTTACTTATGTACAAATGGCATGAATCCAGCAGATATTACAAAGGATATAAAAGTTATGCCTGAATGCATCGCTCCAATTAAAGAAAACGATGTGGTAGGGCAAATTACATATTATTATAATGGTAATGAAATTGGAACTCTTCCATTAGTAGCTTCTTCACCTGTAGGAAAAGCCGGATATGTAGATTATTTTATGAAACTTATATTTAAATACTTCTAA
- a CDS encoding Ig-like domain-containing protein: MGKSEKIFGNVFRIIIIGLIILVLMKYIIPRTSIYYRAKLYYPVFGNYLNDYDLVLIKGESKRIYVKNVNVRVNYKSTDFKVAFVNDLGKVTAKRPGLCFINVHVKGKVLRCRVRVISLNYSSLKLSVGDKKWLNVRGCVLKERYYSSNTSVVKVSRFGKLTAVSKGSATITVKAYGREMKCKVVVR, from the coding sequence TTGGGAAAATCAGAAAAGATATTCGGGAATGTTTTTCGAATTATCATAATTGGTCTCATTATACTTGTACTAATGAAATATATCATTCCAAGGACTTCGATTTATTATCGTGCCAAGCTCTATTACCCTGTATTCGGCAATTATTTAAACGATTATGATTTGGTGCTTATAAAAGGTGAAAGTAAACGAATCTACGTCAAGAATGTAAACGTACGTGTTAATTATAAATCTACTGATTTCAAGGTGGCATTTGTAAATGATCTTGGGAAAGTTACAGCGAAAAGGCCTGGACTTTGCTTTATTAATGTTCATGTAAAGGGGAAAGTATTAAGGTGTAGAGTTCGTGTCATTTCGCTGAATTATTCCTCCTTAAAATTATCCGTAGGCGATAAGAAGTGGTTAAATGTTAGAGGTTGTGTTTTAAAAGAACGTTATTATAGCAGTAATACGAGCGTTGTAAAGGTATCACGATTTGGAAAGCTTACTGCTGTTAGTAAGGGAAGTGCCACCATCACTGTTAAGGCCTATGGGAGAGAGATGAAGTGTAAGGTTGTTGTAAGATAG
- a CDS encoding ABC transporter permease: MKKSALHKDFFIEIKKTYNRFISILLIVALGVAFFAGLRVCRSDMELTADTYYDDMNMMDFRVISTLGLTNGDIEAIAKVDGVKEVEAAHTKDVLLNLGDSEIVVRTYSMNDSINLSYLVDGRIPTANNECIVDTMFLENTGFQIGDKITMESGDESDLSDTFNEVELIIVGSIKDSRYLTFSRGNGTIGNGKINSFIVLPKENFVSDTYEEAYVTIDGSKEFMTYSKEYEDFIEEAKVKIEAIADAQLDIRYQELVAEPLQEIEDGKKELENAKNTFYKEKEDALQAFDSAKENLASFESTVKDLRDALEEKKAELYAISYSEADVNRLLAPQEAQISAQEAELEKQKTQLNEKIDEANKEFEKAEAELLEKETELKDAEDQLSKLENPEWYVLDRNTIESYVSYGSDAERMQAIAEVFPAIFFLVAALVCLTTMTRMVDEQRVQIGTLKALGYSKSSIAAKYILYALLATVTGSIIGVLIGQKVFPYIVVTAYKILYSNLPYGIYPYRIGNAILAGGIAIFTTTIATYFACYKELRSEPAKLMRPVAPKVGKRILLERVPFIWKRLNFTQKSTLRNLFRYKKRLLMTVIGIAGCMALLLVGYGVKDSIGVMADVQYGQLLKADATATLKSDLSDEDKQTFIQNIRNNEAIDNAALSLESVVDLSKEDITKSASLIVLDSTNDFETFFIFRDRVSKEQYHISNDGVILTEKLAKVLDVSKGDTISLSIDEFTKVDITVDAITENYINHYIYMTPELYEKVYGKEVSYNEAFIMHSYADENQEEQLFTKLLNENESIVSISSIRSLQQRIDEMLQSLNIIVYVLIICAGLLAFIVLYNLSNININERKRELASLKVLGFYDKEVNSYVMRETILLTLIGILFGIVLGVVLHRFVIVTCEVEEMMFGRLIKGVSFLYSGLLTLLFSIIISIVMYFKLKKINMIESLKSVE, translated from the coding sequence ATGAAGAAGAGTGCATTGCATAAGGATTTTTTTATTGAGATTAAAAAAACATATAATCGATTTATTTCTATATTATTAATTGTTGCATTAGGAGTCGCATTTTTTGCTGGTTTACGTGTATGTAGAAGCGATATGGAATTAACTGCGGATACCTATTATGATGACATGAACATGATGGACTTTCGTGTTATTAGTACCTTGGGATTAACTAATGGTGATATCGAGGCTATAGCAAAAGTTGATGGTGTCAAAGAGGTTGAAGCTGCACATACCAAAGATGTGTTACTTAATTTAGGTGATAGTGAAATCGTTGTAAGAACTTACTCAATGAATGACTCTATAAATCTATCATATTTAGTGGATGGTAGAATACCAACAGCAAATAATGAATGTATCGTTGATACTATGTTTTTAGAAAACACAGGATTTCAAATTGGGGATAAAATAACGATGGAATCGGGGGATGAGTCTGATTTATCCGATACCTTTAATGAAGTGGAACTTATAATTGTTGGTAGTATTAAAGATTCTAGATATCTAACTTTTTCTAGGGGAAATGGTACCATTGGCAATGGTAAGATTAATAGTTTTATCGTTTTACCGAAAGAAAATTTTGTTTCTGATACATATGAAGAAGCATACGTAACTATTGATGGTAGCAAAGAATTCATGACTTATTCGAAAGAGTATGAAGATTTTATTGAAGAAGCAAAAGTTAAAATAGAAGCAATTGCAGATGCTCAGCTAGATATACGATATCAGGAACTTGTAGCAGAGCCATTACAAGAAATAGAAGATGGTAAAAAAGAGCTTGAGAATGCTAAGAACACTTTTTATAAAGAAAAAGAAGATGCGTTACAAGCATTTGATTCGGCAAAAGAGAACTTGGCTAGTTTTGAAAGTACAGTAAAAGACTTAAGAGATGCCTTAGAAGAGAAGAAAGCAGAGCTATATGCTATTAGCTATAGTGAAGCGGATGTAAATCGTTTATTAGCACCTCAAGAAGCTCAGATAAGTGCGCAAGAAGCGGAATTAGAGAAACAAAAAACACAACTAAATGAAAAAATAGACGAAGCAAATAAGGAATTTGAAAAGGCAGAAGCAGAACTTCTAGAAAAAGAGACAGAATTAAAAGATGCGGAGGATCAATTAAGCAAATTAGAAAATCCAGAATGGTATGTTCTAGATCGTAATACAATTGAGTCCTATGTTTCCTATGGAAGTGATGCAGAACGTATGCAAGCAATTGCAGAAGTATTCCCTGCAATTTTCTTCCTTGTAGCAGCACTTGTTTGTCTTACAACAATGACACGTATGGTAGATGAACAGCGTGTACAAATAGGAACATTAAAAGCATTGGGATATAGTAAATCATCCATTGCAGCTAAATATATTTTATATGCGCTTTTGGCAACAGTTACTGGAAGTATCATTGGTGTATTAATCGGACAAAAAGTATTTCCATACATTGTTGTTACTGCATATAAAATTTTATATAGTAATTTACCATATGGAATTTATCCATACAGAATTGGAAATGCAATTTTGGCTGGTGGTATTGCAATCTTTACAACAACAATTGCTACTTATTTCGCATGTTATAAAGAATTAAGATCAGAACCTGCTAAATTAATGCGTCCAGTTGCTCCAAAAGTGGGCAAGAGGATTCTATTAGAACGCGTGCCTTTTATTTGGAAACGTTTAAATTTCACTCAAAAATCAACCCTTAGAAATCTATTTCGTTATAAAAAACGTTTGCTAATGACAGTCATTGGTATTGCAGGCTGTATGGCATTGTTGCTCGTAGGTTATGGTGTAAAAGATTCCATAGGAGTTATGGCAGATGTTCAATATGGACAGCTTTTGAAGGCGGATGCTACAGCAACTTTAAAAAGTGATTTAAGTGATGAAGATAAACAAACATTTATACAAAATATTCGTAACAATGAAGCAATTGATAATGCTGCATTATCCTTAGAGAGTGTTGTGGATCTTTCCAAGGAAGATATCACAAAATCGGCTTCTTTAATTGTACTTGATTCTACCAATGATTTTGAGACATTTTTTATCTTTAGAGACCGAGTAAGTAAGGAACAGTACCATATTTCAAATGATGGGGTTATCTTAACTGAGAAACTTGCAAAAGTATTGGATGTTTCAAAAGGTGATACGATTTCTCTTAGCATAGATGAATTTACTAAGGTGGATATTACAGTAGATGCTATCACTGAAAACTATATAAACCACTATATTTATATGACACCTGAGTTATATGAAAAGGTTTATGGAAAAGAAGTTAGCTATAATGAGGCTTTTATCATGCATAGTTACGCAGATGAAAATCAGGAAGAACAATTGTTTACAAAATTGCTAAATGAGAACGAGTCAATCGTATCAATATCATCCATTCGTTCCCTTCAACAAAGAATTGATGAAATGCTTCAAAGCTTAAATATTATCGTATATGTATTAATCATTTGTGCTGGTTTATTAGCATTTATCGTACTTTATAACCTTAGCAATATTAATATTAATGAAAGAAAGCGAGAGCTAGCTTCCTTAAAGGTTCTAGGTTTTTATGATAAAGAAGTGAATTCCTATGTCATGCGTGAAACGATACTTCTTACTTTGATTGGTATCTTGTTTGGTATCGTACTTGGTGTTGTACTGCATCGATTCGTTATCGTGACATGTGAAGTGGAAGAAATGATGTTTGGTAGATTGATAAAAGGTGTTAGTTTCCTTTATAGTGGGCTATTAACATTACTATTTTCAATTATAATTTCAATTGTAATGTATTTTAAATTAAAGAAAATTAATATGATTGAATCATTAAAGAGTGTAGAATAA
- a CDS encoding ABC transporter ATP-binding protein translates to MSSYVSVSEVKKSYKMGEVEIHASDGISFDIEKGEFVVIAGPSGAGKTTVLNILGGMDFCDTGSIIVDGEDISKYNEKRLTTYRRNDIGFVFQFYNLVPNLTAKENVELALQICKDPLDAESVLKDVGLEERMNNFPAQLSGGEQQRVSIARALAKNPKLLLCDEPTGALDYNTGKAILKLLQDTCRKQGMTVIVITHNSAIAPMADRVIRIKNGKVSECVKNEHPVDVQTIEW, encoded by the coding sequence ATGTCATCTTATGTAAGTGTAAGCGAGGTTAAAAAAAGTTATAAAATGGGCGAAGTAGAGATACATGCCTCAGACGGAATAAGTTTTGATATTGAAAAGGGAGAATTTGTTGTAATTGCAGGTCCAAGTGGAGCTGGTAAAACAACGGTTCTTAATATCCTTGGTGGTATGGATTTTTGCGATACTGGTTCTATCATTGTAGATGGAGAAGATATCAGCAAGTATAATGAAAAAAGACTAACCACCTACCGTAGAAATGATATTGGATTTGTATTTCAATTTTATAATTTAGTACCAAATCTAACAGCAAAAGAAAATGTTGAGTTAGCACTTCAAATATGCAAAGACCCGTTGGATGCAGAAAGTGTTTTAAAAGATGTTGGTCTTGAGGAAAGAATGAATAATTTCCCAGCTCAATTATCTGGTGGAGAACAGCAAAGAGTATCCATTGCAAGAGCATTGGCAAAGAATCCAAAGTTGTTATTATGCGATGAGCCAACAGGTGCACTTGATTATAACACAGGAAAAGCAATTCTAAAATTATTACAAGATACATGCAGAAAACAAGGTATGACCGTTATTGTAATCACACATAACTCTGCAATTGCGCCTATGGCTGACCGAGTGATACGAATTAAGAATGGTAAAGTGTCAGAATGTGTTAAAAATGAACACCCAGTGGATGTACAAACCATTGAATGGTAG